The segment TGATTTTTCACCAGTTCCGTGTAACCTCAAGACCACGAGCAGATTCTAACTGTGAATGTGTTCGGTTTCTGTCTATATGCCCCAAAGCTGAGAAAGCCCGGAGCGCGTGTACCGGGCCAGGAGGCTCCGACTGGCCAGAGCCCGCCGGGATCTTGTGATCAGGACagggagaacgagagagacaGCGGAGGAGAGAGCAAAGAGCTGAGTGAAGTCAGCGAGGCAACAGAAAGCACTGATGTTAAAGATTCTTCTTCTGATTCACAGTGACGCTGCTGTCCTAGACATTTTAAAATTCATCCCTTGCTTCCTCCCTTTTATCCCTATTTGACAATATTCCTGGCTTTACAAACTATGACGATCTGCGTCGAAGCCTTTCTGTCGCTGGTTTTTCTTAAAGCTTGCTTTCCACTGCAGTGATGAACAAAAAGTCTTGGATAATGACTTGAATCAGGGTGTTACCTAAATGAAACTAAAATGAATAACTGGtctcaatgtttttattggatTGCTGTTGTCATTACCAAGAGTTGCCCAAAGTTCTGTGGGATTTaggttatttaaaacaatttgtGCTTTGCAAGTTGTCTCAATCTGGTCTCTTAATTATTTAACAGAATTACTGCAAATAAATCTTTCACATAATGTTTTGTATCACACTTATTTCAATAAGTGATCATAAAGGCAGCTTACCTCCAAGTGTCAATACAATACTTTCAAGTGGGTCAATAAAATGTCTCAATCTATTTAGTTAATACAACACTAATTGTAAACTCCTCATCAACAGCTTACTGATGAGTTCACACTGTCACCAATATTACTTATGCTGTGCACAACCATATGAGGTATACATGATCCAAAGTAAAGGTGTCCATTGATGGTGAAAAACCTGTGAGTGACTATTTCCAACTTTGACTCCTCCTGGTGGCGGCATCCAACCATACGCTGGCAGACACAACCTCCTACAAAATTCCCATACATCTAAACTGCACTCAATTACATTTTGAGTGAAACATATTTTCACCTAGATTACATTACGTTagtaaattgaaacaaaaccAAATTAAACCTGACAAAAATTATTGGTTAGGTTTCGTAATAAAACCTCATGGTTTGACTTAAGATGGCTACGAAAGTAAAACGAAACAAaccaaaaaggttttttttttatgtatgtgGTGTTTCAAGGCTCTTAAGTTTGTAAAAATCTTTAAACTGATCGGTATCAAACAATGATATATACATATGGACTAGAAACTTCCTCAAATCAAACAGTAGAGGAAGGAAACACGAGTGAGAGAGAAGTACATGACATAACAATTTTGACTGTTTGTCACAAATTGGAAATAGTTTTCAGAAAGCGGTGAGAGAAGAAAATGCTCCtgctcttcaaaaaaaaaatcgtcATAATCACGTTATCATTTAATAGCATCAATGGTTATTTGGAAAATTATTTGGAATTTTCTCTGAAGTTATAAACCATTTTAGCATTAGTGTGACTTTTACTTGACATTTTCCACGGTTAGCCTGCTCAGCATACATTACTCATCATAAACTAGTCATACCGTCTTGTGCCAAGAATACACCACCGTCTTCAGGAGGTTTTTTACCCCCAACTGAAGACTATAGCAGCTGATTTCACTTAGTAGGCGGTGACAAACTAATGCTGGGGGACTAATCGGTGAAAACAGCTGACATTTGATTAGACTAAAAACTTGTTGCGGCGTTCCAGTGTCAGCATGCAAGAGAGACTCGAAAAAGGTTTTCAAGCCTTGTCACACTTGCACAATAGCACACTGACTCCTCAAACTGAACCTGTGAGTGAGATGagtgttgagagagagagagagagagagggagagagagagagagagagagagagagagagagagagagagagagagagagagagagaggagagagagagagagagagagagagagagagagagagagagagagagagagagagagagagagagagagagagagagagagagagagagagagagagagagagagagagagatatgagtTCCACTCCACCCACATCCATCCGTGTCCAATGTGAGGGGGAGGTGAAACAGTTGAGAGCTCACTGTGTTATTAACTGGCATTATTTAGTTGCCTCGGTCTGGAGAAGAGACGAGTCCAGACTGCTCCCCAACAGGtatgacttcttttttttggctgCATTCAACTTGTATTGATTTTCATTTACTGACCTGTCTCATTGGACGAAGGCAGGTTGCCAATTTCGAACTGATAAACGCATGTTTGTACAGCAAAGTAAGGGCTGTTCTGAATGATTGTTAGACATGGCCCTCAGGCCTGTAACGTCCCATAGCTCAGGCAGCATCTATGTGTTGGTACTTGTGAACACAAAGTGAAACACCCAGAAATACAAGAGTCGCAATCGGTTGAGATTATCTTTCATTAAGTATTACAGCAGTTTGTGACGACAGGAGGCGGTGAATCACTGCTGATCACATAGTGAAAGAATGAAAGGAGCTAATGGAAAAGGGTGACAGGTTGGAAAAATGAGACACTCCTTTTCAACAAGGAGTTTTGCTTTAACAGCAGACTGCTTTTAGGAGGTCTGTTGATAAATGTCTTGGTTGAAAAGGAGTGGAGAGAACACAGTTCAGCAGAAGAGAAAGCTGATGAGTGATGTTAAAAAGGGGAAGTAGGGGGATGAGAAGAGAGTATTTGTGTGATGGTTGTGTACAGAGTTATGGTCCAGCAAAAAAGCACCCCAATCTTCCCCTTTTCTGTTGTGCGCTAAATGTCGTCCTAATAAATGACGTTTTCCAGTCATCAGACTACGTTGTTGATTCTCAAGCTATCAAAGGCCTGTCGGATGATCGTGTGTTTAAATTAGAGAAGAAGCCTAAGTTTCTCAAATCCATGTTTTTCATTGAAGACTTAATTTTATCTGGTGGCCTAAAGTCTCATGTCATCTGGTGGCCTAAAGTCTCATGTCATATACACAAGCCAATGTTTAATTGGGTTTGTGTATATGACATGAGACTAAACTGGAATAAACTTTCTACAAAGATTCTCAGCCATCCAGATGCTGAGAATCTTCTAAAACAATACAGGATACCAAGACGTCCTCGGTAAACTTGGTAAAACCATTTGTTGTCTTGAGAACAAACATCTCTACAGAGTTTTACGTTTTGTGGTTCATCCTATTTTTAGGGCAGCTTAGATGTAGCTAGAGCTATTTTTGCACCTCGTGCAATTCTGCAGTTTGACCAGTGCAGCAGACGGCACATGCCAACTGGTTTTCTAGTTGCCTGCAGTTCAGCAGACCATTGCAGCGGGGGACCAGTTTGAAGAGATGTGTTACAGTAAGATGAACatgctcttttctctctttctgtggcAGCAGGAAGTTAGCATGGTCTGTGGAGGGAGGGGCGGGGGCGTTTCAGCACTTGAGGTGTGAACATTTGTAGAGTGGCATGGGTGCAGCAGGCGGTCATGGGCCTTGATTCTTTAAAAAGACTGTGCAGCGAAGAAGATCAAAATGGCTTGCATGCCCACAAATAACTCTGATTCTGCAACTGAGATAAAAAGGAACAGAGCAGCTGGTATTTTATACTGCTAATAAAATATTCACTTCCTTTATTCAGAATTCCACCCAGTTGGAGCAACAATGATTTCTCATGTGAAACTCCGGAAGGAGAAGGTCGGTATGATGGACTACGACACTCAAATCAAAGGTGAAAGAGTTGCTCGTATCTgcacccctctccctcctttaTCACACCCCATCTTCACTGATCAACAggtgttattttttttagggaaaaacaaagtgaaatCAGTTTCTCACTCAGTTTTCAGAATATGTTGCATTctcttgtgtcttttttctttgctttgtttGATATTCTtttgccccttttttttctttcccttttcagaGGTGCGTTGCCAGCTTGTAGACCAGCTGAAGGTCTTAGACTTGCAACTTGAGCAGAAGAGCCAGCAGCTGCAGGACTTGACGGACTACCTGCGTCGGCGGGGTGAGCTTGAATGCGAGTATGCACGCTCCCTTGAAAAACTTGCTGAAAGGTTCACTTCCAGGATCAAGAGGTAAAGATAATCCTTGTCCCATCATATAATTCATTAGTTGGCAGTTAATTTGAGGATGCCATTTGTTATTGTACTTTACAaacttgtctttgtcttcttttgcTCAGGAAGGAGCCCAGTAGTCACTCGGTGGCCCAGGTCTGGCTGGCTCTGCTCTCCCAGACCCGCCAAGAAAGTCGGGACCACAGTAGGCTGAGTGAGAGCTGCAGCAACTTCCTCATCCAGCCCCTCACACACTGCCTGGAGTACACACAGCGCCTCGCAAAGAAGGTACTGATATGAGCACTGGCACAACCAAACGCAAACAGTCATTAGGACTATGATCTCTTTCATTATGGGACTGGTCTGTGTATGTACAGGGCAATCTGCCTGACTGGCTTGCCACCACTTTTAATTACATGACACTCATGCTTGTATTTCTATTGAACTCTTGGCATTAAAAATACTAAGTGTCTCACCATGTTCCTACGGTGCTTCATCTCTTTGTGGTATTTTATCTCTTCACCAGAGTAAAGACATCTGTACTCAGCTACAAGATGGACTACTCAAGGTTACAACAGAGCTTCAGACTGTAAGTGAGAACCAATcaccaaacacattttctgtttcCTAACCAAATCTTGGAACGCATagctgtatgtgtctgtgtgcaggcaTGGAGGACATACTTCCAGTACCACTCGGACTACGTGTGTGCAGAGGGGAAGctgaaggaggcagagaaacaggaagaaaagcagaagcagagtgCTGCTAAGAAGCTGGAGAGGTTGATAGAAAAAGTAAACCTCCTTCATGCagtataatatgtatgtatgtatatgtgtgtgtgtgtgtatgtctattTCACTTCCTTATTGATTGTTTATGTCCCATAGAGACAAGGTAAAGTCCAAGAGATCTACTTGAAGTGCAGCAAGGCTCGAAATGATTACCTCCTAAACTTGGCTGCAGCCAATGCCTCCATGAATAAGTACTACTTCAAAGACATCTCTTCTCTCATAGATGTGAGTGCATTatctgttttttgtcttttttttttaaaatttaaaatgctATCCTTTTTTATTAGCATGCCTCATTGGGCCAATTATCAAACTTGGAGCATAGTACGATGTTGGATCAGATATTACAAAACAGATACTCGCGTTTAATTAAGGACGTGATCTTGATTGAATTACAAATGGATATTGAGTGAAATGTAATTGTTTCCCCCAGTGTGCAGATGTAGGGTACCACCTCTCTTTAGGTCGGGTGATGCAAGCTTACCTGTCCAGTCGGTGGCGGACGCAGGACAACCTGAGCACGGGGCTGCAGCAGCTCCAAGGCACCGTGTCCGGGCTGGACCAGAGCCAGGACAGAGACGCCCTCCTGCAGGACCATTATAACACCTTCTGCATGCCCCTTCGCTTCCCCTATCAGCCCCATGATGGAGACCaggtctgtgtttttgtttgtcagcATTCAGTAGATTGTTCAGCTGTTCGACTCTAAACCTTTGCGTGTCTCGCAGGTTTCTGAGGTGAGTGCAGAGGGTGAGATGAGATGCGAGCTGGAGACCAGATTCAAACAGATACAAACCAGACTGAAAGCTGTTACACATGAAACGGAGGAGGTAGAGTACATCGCACAACCCTGAGCACCTTCTTGATCACTTTTTAATGGGTCTACTGGGTCCACCAGTGTTATCATTTTACCATGCCAGAATCCAGAGCAGCATTCaattgcgtttttttttttttctaaatctaCATTTTCTAAAGAATGCATACAAATGTGGCTAGCAGGCCTCCAGGTCAGTAAATaggacacatttaaagatgccTTTTGACCATATTTCAAGTTTGAGTCACTAAACCTTAAGTCAAGATTAACCAAGCCCATCATATTTAATCCTTTTGTATGTATTGTTCACAAGTGCCAGATTTGTAAATCTGGCCTTTGCAACAGGCAGATGACTGTTCACCTCAGACCGTCATATTGTGCACACCGTCACCAAAATTGTTATTTTTTAGGGCACTGTCAAAATCCAAATAGTCTTATTAGAATTAATATAATTGTATGCGGTATTGCCTAAGCATAATATTCACATGTTATGTCTGTTACTGTCTTACAGAATAGTAAGAGCATGTGGGCGGCCCAGTCTTCCCTGCTGGAGAGTATTGGAGATGATGATCTGGAGCTCGGCAGTGGGTTGTCTCGCCAGGGCAGCACCGAGAACCTGACGGTGAAGCCCAGTGTGGCCCGCCGCAGGGCCAACGGGCAGGAAATAGAAAACCTCTACTTCACTGTGAGTCAGGTTTTATAGTTATAAACCAGACTAGCTCACTGTTTTGGGAGGTTTTAATGATATGCAGCTGTGGATAGGcagacacttttattttcttattgtaGGGTTTTGgttgacgatgatgatgatgatgataatgataagaACCTCAGTGAATGATGGTGACTACATGGTGATGACTTTAAATCCCACCTGCTTTGTTTTACAGAAAGTAAAAGAGCACCTCGTCGGGAGCTCCCTGGTCTCTAAACTGCAAGCAAAACATGACCATCTGAAAGTGGCAGTAGAAAAAGGTATCACTTCTGCATTTCACACACAACGATACCAAAAGGTCAACTGCTGACCCAAAGTGTGCCGTGAATACAGTTGGTGCATTTCCTCTGACTggtgcttttttcttctctttttcctgcTAGCAGAAGCATCAAATGGACATCAGCCTAAGTACATATATGAATGTTTTTAGGGTTTGTTGTATTCTTGGTTTAGTTGTGAACAATGATgcaaacattagaaacattgtACATATTGTAACAGAAGCTCACTGTCTTTGCATCTGGCTTTGCAGATGGAATGGAAAGTCAATGCGTGTCAGGAAGAATCACTCAAGTCCCAATTTGATGCACAACCACAAACTTTTCAGTGGAGACATGCTGTCCTTCATACAGGTCTGTATTTCCgacatatattcatatttttccaGCACGTCAGTTATCAGTGAAGTATTAGATTTTTAGTTTGTAATATGAATCACAATGTCCTTCATTCAGGCATCAGGACAACAGATTCCAATTGTTGTGGAAAGTTGCATTTGCTTTATCAACCTTAATggtaagtaaatgtatttaagacCATTACAAAACAAGTGCACATTTGCAATAGCTGCGACCACATAGAACTGTGGGTGGGTAATGTTTTGTGGACCAACAGACCGAGTAAGTAAATTACAGTTAGACTTGTGTACAATTAGAAAGTTCCCAGATCTAGAGTCCCCAGTGAACGGGCTTAAAGAAACACAGACTGCAggaatatatttataatacatttttgattataccattattttacaaacaagatgttttttttttacacatagtgactaaatatatattttttctgcCCATCAGGTCTCCAACATGAAGGGATATTTAGAGTGCCGGGATCTCAGACAGAGGTCAACAACCTGAGGGATGCATTtgagagaggtgtgtgttggCATGACCCGTATGTCTCTGTTTTTCAATGGAGATTAGCGCTTCTCCCTTTGCAGCATTAATAATGTGCGGCTGTGGGCTTCTCCTGCAGGAGAGGACCCCCTGGCTGAGCGGAGATATAACCTGGACTCTATTGCTGGAGTGCTGAAGCTCTACTTCAGAGGTCTGGAGAATCCCCTCTTCCCCATCGACAGCACCGGCCAACTCCTGGAGCATATCCGTGAGTGTGTGGGTTTATGTGTTCAAATGTCAGGTGAGTGTGGCCGAGAGTGCGCGGTAGGAGCTCACCTTTTTTGctttcatcacattttctcaGAGATAAAGAACGAGGTGGAGAGAGCAGTTCAGCTCAAAATGGTCATCTCTTCCTACCCCGAGCCCGTCATCATCGTCATGAGATACCTCTTTGCATTCCTTCACCAGTGAGTATTGAAACTTATCGCACTCATCACCATTCAGGGGATGATGTATctattaaaaagaagaagaagaaatgcatcACAGGATGTTTCTTTCTAGGAAGAGGAAGGACCAAATATGTTTACTTGTTGGCCGATGTCTTATTTGATCTGACAGAAGTGTGATGGATCAGGGtttttacacattatatatttataggaGCAGGACAGAGTAAAGACCAACTGGATTGGGGACTTTTAAtttcaaaaaaatgtttcacGAAAAGAATGCAGAAATGTTTAACCGAACTATTCACTCTGCAAAATGATGACGCACTAAAAAGTGACGtgataataaagattgagaCGGCACATACAAATATGCAAAGGATAAAAGGTTTACACACACTGGTGCATACACTGCAACAAAAtggaagcaaataaataaataaataaacaagaaatGGCTATAGATGTATTGGATAAAATCAATGAAGAACATTTGaagcaaaatgtttttgtagaagATGATGGGTTGAGGTAATTTAACGCTTTGTTCAGCTTCCACTTTGTCCCAACTTTTAATCTTTCAATCTACTCTCCTCCATTGTATaacctaatgtgtgtgtgtgtgtgtgtgtgtgtctgtgtttctgctcCCTGCCTCCAGTGTGTCTCAATACAGTGACGAGAACATGATGCAGCCTTACAACCTGGCTGTGTGTTTTGGCCCCAGCCTGGTAAGAGGGGCTCACGACGATGACGTCGTCACCCTGCAGCCTCAGATCAACGCCCTGGTGAAGCGCATCATCCTCCAGCACGAAAGCATCTTCCCCAGCCACAGCGAAGTACAAGGGCCGGTGTATGAGAAATGCATGACACTGGAACAGGATGACTGGTAAGATGAAAGAAGTTCACAAACGTAACATGGATGCAATGTATGGTGGAAGGATTATCTTCGGATGTTGTTCTTCACAGTGAGACGATCATTGAAGGAGATGTAGAAGCAGAGTACAAAGATGGTAAGTTTATGTTCCCATCGGCTGTGATGGTGTTTCTGAATAGAGTAACAtaatgtgtcaatgtgatgtACTACAGAGTTGGAAGCGGGGTCCTCAGCTGACAACAGCACCAGCTCATCTGCAGCATCAACACGGAGAAAAGCAGAACGTCCTCGAGCCAACAGCAGTGGCTCAAATGACCAAAGCAGGTTGCCGGCTGGACCCATTGGAGGCGGCATCGCTTCGAGTGGAAAGCTCCAGATACCCATTGGACCACAGTGCAAGCCACGGCGAGGCCACTCTCCTGGCTATGTGTGCAGAGAGTGCGTAGCACTGGATGTTGCAGCATTACAACTGACTGTTGTTTAAGAGAGAAATTAATATCCAATGTCTTCTGATTTCTTTTGCATACAGATTTCAGGAACACTCATCTTCTGAGGATATTGTGGTTAAAGTAGACAAGGTCTGTCTTGTTTCTCATTTCAATTGATGGCTTTTTCTATTGATAAAAGGGCATAGGTTTATAATTTTCAATGTctgttgttttaaatataatctAACAAGTTACAAATAAATTGACTAACAGCCTTGACTGATCTAttagaaaatgtattcatatttataaagTGATTTTAGTTATAAAGTGTCTGTTTAGAAAGCAGCAGCAAATCACCAAGGGTTATGGTTATGCTATTTTATGTGCATACTTAACATAATCAAGGGAGAGCAGAGAACCAAGTCTTGTCTTTTTCCTTTATCGCTCTCATTGTTTATTTCATCTCATAGGAGGTCTGTCGCCAGATGGACTCTGTCTTCAC is part of the Cyclopterus lumpus isolate fCycLum1 chromosome 7, fCycLum1.pri, whole genome shotgun sequence genome and harbors:
- the LOC117733564 gene encoding rho GTPase-activating protein 4-like isoform X1, encoding MSSTPPTSIRVQCEGEVKQLRAHCVINWHYLVASVWRRDESRLLPNRIPPSWSNNDFSCETPEGEEVRCQLVDQLKVLDLQLEQKSQQLQDLTDYLRRRGELECEYARSLEKLAERFTSRIKRKEPSSHSVAQVWLALLSQTRQESRDHSRLSESCSNFLIQPLTHCLEYTQRLAKKSKDICTQLQDGLLKVTTELQTAWRTYFQYHSDYVCAEGKLKEAEKQEEKQKQSAAKKLERLIEKRQGKVQEIYLKCSKARNDYLLNLAAANASMNKYYFKDISSLIDCADVGYHLSLGRVMQAYLSSRWRTQDNLSTGLQQLQGTVSGLDQSQDRDALLQDHYNTFCMPLRFPYQPHDGDQVSEVSAEGEMRCELETRFKQIQTRLKAVTHETEENSKSMWAAQSSLLESIGDDDLELGSGLSRQGSTENLTVKPSVARRRANGQEIENLYFTKVKEHLVGSSLVSKLQAKHDHLKVAVEKAEASNGHQPKWNGKSMRVRKNHSSPNLMHNHKLFSGDMLSFIQASGQQIPIVVESCICFINLNGLQHEGIFRVPGSQTEVNNLRDAFERGEDPLAERRYNLDSIAGVLKLYFRGLENPLFPIDSTGQLLEHIQIKNEVERAVQLKMVISSYPEPVIIVMRYLFAFLHHVSQYSDENMMQPYNLAVCFGPSLVRGAHDDDVVTLQPQINALVKRIILQHESIFPSHSEVQGPVYEKCMTLEQDDCETIIEGDVEAEYKDELEAGSSADNSTSSSAASTRRKAERPRANSSGSNDQSRLPAGPIGGGIASSGKLQIPIGPQCKPRRGHSPGYVCREFQEHSSSEDIVVKVDKEVCRQMDSVFTELLSRRKLRDPSSSTASSPSAQAPQRKGKRDGRRERGPGLFTAADPLE
- the LOC117733564 gene encoding rho GTPase-activating protein 4-like isoform X3; the protein is MISHVKLRKEKVGMMDYDTQIKEVRCQLVDQLKVLDLQLEQKSQQLQDLTDYLRRRGELECEYARSLEKLAERFTSRIKRKEPSSHSVAQVWLALLSQTRQESRDHSRLSESCSNFLIQPLTHCLEYTQRLAKKSKDICTQLQDGLLKVTTELQTAWRTYFQYHSDYVCAEGKLKEAEKQEEKQKQSAAKKLERLIEKRQGKVQEIYLKCSKARNDYLLNLAAANASMNKYYFKDISSLIDCADVGYHLSLGRVMQAYLSSRWRTQDNLSTGLQQLQGTVSGLDQSQDRDALLQDHYNTFCMPLRFPYQPHDGDQVSEVSAEGEMRCELETRFKQIQTRLKAVTHETEENSKSMWAAQSSLLESIGDDDLELGSGLSRQGSTENLTVKPSVARRRANGQEIENLYFTKVKEHLVGSSLVSKLQAKHDHLKVAVEKAEASNGHQPKWNGKSMRVRKNHSSPNLMHNHKLFSGDMLSFIQASGQQIPIVVESCICFINLNGLQHEGIFRVPGSQTEVNNLRDAFERGEDPLAERRYNLDSIAGVLKLYFRGLENPLFPIDSTGQLLEHIQIKNEVERAVQLKMVISSYPEPVIIVMRYLFAFLHHVSQYSDENMMQPYNLAVCFGPSLVRGAHDDDVVTLQPQINALVKRIILQHESIFPSHSEVQGPVYEKCMTLEQDDCETIIEGDVEAEYKDELEAGSSADNSTSSSAASTRRKAERPRANSSGSNDQSRLPAGPIGGGIASSGKLQIPIGPQCKPRRGHSPGYVCREFQEHSSSEDIVVKVDKEVCRQMDSVFTELLSRRKLRDPSSSTASSPSAQAPQRKGKRDGRRERGPGLFTAADPLE
- the LOC117733564 gene encoding rho GTPase-activating protein 4-like isoform X4; translated protein: MISHVKLRKEKVGMMDYDTQIKEVRCQLVDQLKVLDLQLEQKSQQLQDLTDYLRRRGELECEYARSLEKLAERFTSRIKRKEPSSHSVAQVWLALLSQTRQESRDHSRLSESCSNFLIQPLTHCLEYTQRLAKKSKDICTQLQDGLLKVTTELQTAWRTYFQYHSDYVCAEGKLKEAEKQEEKQKQSAAKKLERLIEKRQGKVQEIYLKCSKARNDYLLNLAAANASMNKYYFKDISSLIDCADVGYHLSLGRVMQAYLSSRWRTQDNLSTGLQQLQGTVSGLDQSQDRDALLQDHYNTFCMPLRFPYQPHDGDQVSEVSAEGEMRCELETRFKQIQTRLKAVTHETEENSKSMWAAQSSLLESIGDDDLELGSGLSRQGSTENLTVKPSVARRRANGQEIENLYFTKVKEHLVGSSLVSKLQAKHDHLKVAVEKEASNGHQPKWNGKSMRVRKNHSSPNLMHNHKLFSGDMLSFIQASGQQIPIVVESCICFINLNGLQHEGIFRVPGSQTEVNNLRDAFERGEDPLAERRYNLDSIAGVLKLYFRGLENPLFPIDSTGQLLEHIQIKNEVERAVQLKMVISSYPEPVIIVMRYLFAFLHHVSQYSDENMMQPYNLAVCFGPSLVRGAHDDDVVTLQPQINALVKRIILQHESIFPSHSEVQGPVYEKCMTLEQDDCETIIEGDVEAEYKDELEAGSSADNSTSSSAASTRRKAERPRANSSGSNDQSRLPAGPIGGGIASSGKLQIPIGPQCKPRRGHSPGYVCREFQEHSSSEDIVVKVDKEVCRQMDSVFTELLSRRKLRDPSSSTASSPSAQAPQRKGKRDGRRERGPGLFTAADPLE
- the LOC117733564 gene encoding rho GTPase-activating protein 4-like isoform X2, which gives rise to MSSTPPTSIRVQCEGEVKQLRAHCVINWHYLVASVWRRDESRLLPNRIPPSWSNNDFSCETPEGEEVRCQLVDQLKVLDLQLEQKSQQLQDLTDYLRRRGELECEYARSLEKLAERFTSRIKRKEPSSHSVAQVWLALLSQTRQESRDHSRLSESCSNFLIQPLTHCLEYTQRLAKKSKDICTQLQDGLLKVTTELQTAWRTYFQYHSDYVCAEGKLKEAEKQEEKQKQSAAKKLERLIEKRQGKVQEIYLKCSKARNDYLLNLAAANASMNKYYFKDISSLIDCADVGYHLSLGRVMQAYLSSRWRTQDNLSTGLQQLQGTVSGLDQSQDRDALLQDHYNTFCMPLRFPYQPHDGDQVSEVSAEGEMRCELETRFKQIQTRLKAVTHETEENSKSMWAAQSSLLESIGDDDLELGSGLSRQGSTENLTVKPSVARRRANGQEIENLYFTKVKEHLVGSSLVSKLQAKHDHLKVAVEKEASNGHQPKWNGKSMRVRKNHSSPNLMHNHKLFSGDMLSFIQASGQQIPIVVESCICFINLNGLQHEGIFRVPGSQTEVNNLRDAFERGEDPLAERRYNLDSIAGVLKLYFRGLENPLFPIDSTGQLLEHIQIKNEVERAVQLKMVISSYPEPVIIVMRYLFAFLHHVSQYSDENMMQPYNLAVCFGPSLVRGAHDDDVVTLQPQINALVKRIILQHESIFPSHSEVQGPVYEKCMTLEQDDCETIIEGDVEAEYKDELEAGSSADNSTSSSAASTRRKAERPRANSSGSNDQSRLPAGPIGGGIASSGKLQIPIGPQCKPRRGHSPGYVCREFQEHSSSEDIVVKVDKEVCRQMDSVFTELLSRRKLRDPSSSTASSPSAQAPQRKGKRDGRRERGPGLFTAADPLE